The following are encoded in a window of Paenibacillaceae bacterium GAS479 genomic DNA:
- a CDS encoding alanyl-tRNA synthetase, whose product MKLYTSEEIRAKYIQFFQEKGHAVISSASVIPDNDPTVLFTTAGMHPLVPYLLGEKHPSGTRLTNVQKCIRTVDIDEVGDDTHCTFFEMMGNWSLGDYFKHESISWSWEFVTSPNWLDIPKHKIAVTVFEGDDDAPRDQESYEIWCALGQCEEEIFFLPKADNWWGPAGQTGPCGPDTEIFIISDKERCGPTCSPACGCGRYVEFWNNVFMKYNKTAEGKFEPLDQKNVDTGMGLERVLVALNGGTVYDSDLFTTIFSRIAELSETAYENQPKAYRVVADHTRTAVFILGDNYGITPSNFDQGYVLRRLIRRAVRFAMQLNIQEGGLADIACAVIDKYELIYPELQSNRDKIIRELQAEEARFQKTLAQGLREFDKLSISLVNGQIDGAAAFKLYDTYGFPIELTMELATERSIDIDLEGYLEKFQKHRELSQAGAAQKFKGGLADNSAQTANLHTATHLLHAALRKVLGDEVAQKGSNITAERLRFDFSFHRKMTEEEIVATERLVNEAIAEGVGITFEEMTLEDARRTGAIGLFESKYGQMVKVYTMGKFSKEICGGPHAVNTADLGTFKIVKEESSSSSVRRIKAVLE is encoded by the coding sequence ATGAAACTGTATACATCTGAAGAGATTAGAGCGAAGTATATTCAGTTTTTTCAAGAAAAAGGTCATGCCGTCATTTCTAGCGCTTCCGTTATACCCGATAACGATCCCACCGTATTGTTTACGACAGCGGGCATGCACCCGCTGGTGCCTTATTTACTTGGAGAGAAGCATCCATCTGGAACGAGGTTAACCAATGTTCAGAAGTGTATACGTACTGTGGATATAGATGAAGTCGGTGACGATACCCATTGCACCTTTTTTGAGATGATGGGCAACTGGTCACTTGGCGATTATTTCAAACATGAATCCATATCGTGGAGTTGGGAGTTCGTCACTTCGCCGAACTGGCTCGATATACCCAAGCATAAAATTGCGGTTACTGTATTCGAAGGAGATGATGATGCTCCCCGTGATCAGGAGTCGTACGAGATATGGTGTGCATTAGGTCAATGTGAGGAAGAGATCTTCTTCTTGCCTAAAGCTGATAATTGGTGGGGGCCGGCAGGTCAAACAGGTCCTTGCGGTCCCGATACGGAAATTTTCATTATCTCGGATAAAGAACGTTGCGGTCCTACATGTTCGCCAGCATGTGGATGTGGGCGCTATGTTGAATTCTGGAATAATGTATTTATGAAATATAACAAAACGGCGGAGGGAAAGTTTGAACCGCTTGATCAAAAAAACGTCGATACGGGAATGGGCTTAGAGAGAGTGCTAGTCGCTTTGAATGGAGGAACAGTCTATGATAGCGACCTGTTTACTACGATATTCTCACGAATTGCAGAACTGTCGGAGACGGCATACGAAAATCAACCCAAAGCGTATCGAGTTGTTGCGGATCATACCCGCACGGCAGTATTTATCCTTGGTGATAATTACGGCATTACTCCGTCTAATTTCGACCAAGGCTATGTGCTGCGAAGATTGATTCGCCGAGCTGTTAGATTCGCAATGCAATTGAATATTCAAGAAGGCGGTCTAGCGGATATCGCTTGCGCTGTGATTGACAAGTACGAGCTAATATACCCAGAGCTGCAGAGCAATCGCGATAAAATTATTAGGGAACTCCAGGCGGAAGAAGCTCGTTTTCAAAAAACGCTTGCGCAGGGACTTCGTGAATTCGATAAGCTTTCGATTTCATTAGTAAATGGTCAAATAGACGGTGCAGCTGCATTCAAACTTTATGATACGTATGGGTTTCCCATCGAATTGACCATGGAACTGGCAACAGAGCGTTCCATCGACATCGATCTGGAAGGATATCTAGAGAAATTTCAGAAGCATAGAGAGTTATCTCAAGCCGGAGCAGCCCAAAAGTTTAAAGGCGGTTTAGCAGACAATTCTGCACAGACGGCAAATCTGCATACGGCAACTCATCTTCTGCATGCTGCACTACGAAAGGTTCTCGGAGATGAGGTGGCGCAAAAGGGCAGCAATATAACGGCTGAGAGACTGCGCTTTGATTTTTCGTTCCATCGTAAAATGACTGAAGAAGAGATCGTGGCAACCGAGCGGCTGGTCAATGAAGCGATTGCCGAAGGCGTGGGGATTACGTTCGAAGAGATGACGCTTGAAGATGCACGTAGAACAGGGGCTATTGGTCTATTCGAGAGCAAGTATGGCCAGATGGTAAAAGTATATACGATGGGCAAATTCTCCAAAGAGATATGCGGCGGTCCTCACGCAGTGAATACGGCTGACCTTGGTACTTTTAAAATTGTTAAGGAAGAGAGCTCGTCTTCTAGCGTAAGGAGGATAAAGGCAGTACTTGAATAG
- a CDS encoding AraC family transcriptional regulator, arabinose operon regulatory protein, translating into MKLDRASNFDKQASGVVIAGHFNESDTYETIRPNGMSDWLITFTLDGKGYFFVEGREQSVKAGDVTLLKPGTPHKYGTPKGGNWHFVWAHFVGGHMDINLLPSGALTNRAIEQQAVRNRIYDAFRRVISDSRERGAYWHELCLGALREVLMLLAKQQTSGLDSRIEDTLHLLAQRMQEPVRIEELARSVGLSESRLSHLFKDNTGESIVEALNRMRIKQAALLIAHMNRTAAEAAHLVGFQNYNHFTRQFRKYMSVTPSAYGKSFRVKE; encoded by the coding sequence ATGAAGCTGGACCGCGCCTCCAATTTTGATAAACAGGCCAGCGGAGTCGTTATTGCCGGACATTTTAACGAATCCGACACCTATGAAACGATCCGTCCAAACGGAATGAGTGATTGGCTAATTACCTTCACGCTGGACGGTAAAGGTTATTTCTTCGTTGAAGGCCGTGAGCAGAGCGTCAAAGCCGGAGATGTCACACTGCTGAAGCCCGGAACGCCTCATAAATACGGCACGCCAAAAGGCGGGAACTGGCATTTTGTCTGGGCTCATTTTGTCGGCGGGCATATGGATATAAACCTGCTTCCAAGCGGAGCGCTGACCAATCGTGCAATCGAACAGCAGGCGGTTCGGAACCGCATTTATGATGCATTCCGCCGAGTTATCTCCGACTCCCGGGAGCGTGGGGCTTATTGGCATGAGTTATGTTTGGGGGCGCTGCGGGAGGTTTTGATGCTGCTCGCCAAACAGCAAACGAGCGGGTTGGATTCGCGAATCGAAGATACGCTTCATTTGCTTGCTCAGCGGATGCAAGAGCCAGTTCGAATCGAGGAGTTGGCCCGCAGCGTCGGGCTGTCCGAATCGCGGCTGTCGCATCTTTTTAAAGATAATACTGGAGAGTCTATAGTGGAGGCTTTAAACCGAATGCGAATTAAGCAGGCTGCGCTGCTGATCGCCCATATGAATCGAACCGCCGCCGAAGCGGCTCATCTCGTAGGCTTTCAGAATTATAACCATTTTACCCGGCAGTTTCGCAAGTATATGTCCGTGACTCCAAGCGCTTATGGCAAAAGCTTTCGGGTTAAGGAATGA
- a CDS encoding Copper amine oxidase N-terminal domain-containing protein: MKKVLTGIFAALILSISSPAHAADMQIKVEGITISSDVKPEIKNNRTMVPLRFISENLGAKVNWSGSEVTLAKSDIQVILKLKSNTAVKNGKPALLEATPYIKNNRIMVPLRFIAETFNCSVEFKNSTVSVESAPFVLDGVKVKALQHEVYYTMGSIVKQISGSAYNEAIYHIFDNKGSKVNAPAGYTSSVIELTPGDYYMSGQFDFLDQKGKSIKRFDLYTLSHSKGNPDVLLYDATENQWYLFTYSSVQSIYQFIDNAGQNGFLTTISDTNP, from the coding sequence ATGAAAAAGGTTCTCACGGGAATTTTCGCTGCATTAATTTTATCTATCTCTTCACCTGCACATGCGGCAGATATGCAAATAAAAGTTGAAGGTATTACTATTTCCTCCGATGTGAAGCCCGAAATTAAGAACAATCGAACGATGGTGCCTTTGCGTTTTATCAGTGAAAATTTAGGTGCCAAGGTCAACTGGTCGGGTTCGGAAGTTACGCTCGCAAAAAGCGATATACAGGTCATCTTAAAATTGAAGAGCAATACAGCGGTTAAAAATGGTAAGCCCGCACTACTCGAAGCAACACCATATATCAAGAATAATCGCATCATGGTTCCGCTTCGCTTTATTGCAGAAACGTTTAACTGTAGTGTCGAATTCAAAAATTCGACAGTATCTGTTGAATCTGCCCCATTTGTACTAGACGGCGTGAAAGTGAAAGCATTGCAACACGAAGTTTACTATACAATGGGAAGCATAGTAAAACAAATTAGTGGGAGTGCCTATAACGAAGCGATTTATCATATTTTTGACAACAAAGGAAGTAAGGTGAATGCCCCTGCTGGGTACACATCGAGTGTTATAGAACTTACACCAGGGGACTATTACATGAGTGGACAGTTTGATTTTTTGGATCAAAAAGGGAAAAGTATTAAACGATTTGATCTCTATACTTTATCTCATTCCAAGGGCAATCCCGATGTTTTGTTATATGATGCGACTGAAAACCAATGGTATTTGTTTACGTATTCATCAGTTCAATCGATTTATCAGTTCATTGATAATGCCGGACAGAACGGTTTTCTGACGACGATCAGTGATACGAATCCATAA
- a CDS encoding Ectoine hydroxylase-related dioxygenase, phytanoyl-CoA dioxygenase (PhyH) family codes for MSYKLRVLTDEQKQMFATEGYVIVKNLFTEEDLSELERTFEDISQQVVPGYFEPELQQESGDPLRRYPRVMHPHRFNNTAKRYMLHQPVLEVLTDLYEEEPLAAQSMFYYKPPGARGQALHQDNFYLKVEPGNCIAAWTAVDRADEENGGLLVVPKTSTYDIVCPDESDDKESFTKHYVKPPKEQKAVPAVLERGDVLFFNGNLIHGSYRNKTKDRFRRSFICHYANASATRIGSHYNPLYRGDGTTLELESNPDGGPCGVEHESPYAH; via the coding sequence ATGAGCTATAAGCTTCGTGTGCTGACAGACGAGCAGAAGCAGATGTTTGCAACGGAAGGTTATGTGATTGTCAAAAACTTGTTTACGGAGGAAGATCTCTCGGAGTTGGAACGGACCTTTGAGGACATCAGCCAACAGGTAGTTCCAGGGTACTTTGAGCCAGAGTTGCAGCAGGAATCGGGCGATCCTTTGAGGCGTTATCCTCGGGTGATGCATCCGCATCGTTTCAATAATACCGCGAAGCGGTATATGCTGCACCAGCCGGTGCTGGAGGTATTAACCGATTTATATGAAGAGGAGCCTCTGGCAGCTCAGAGCATGTTTTACTATAAACCTCCCGGCGCGCGCGGGCAGGCATTACATCAGGATAATTTTTATTTAAAGGTTGAGCCGGGCAACTGTATCGCCGCATGGACGGCGGTTGATCGGGCGGATGAAGAGAACGGCGGGCTGCTAGTCGTGCCCAAAACGAGCACATACGACATCGTTTGTCCTGATGAATCGGACGATAAAGAGTCATTCACGAAGCATTATGTAAAGCCGCCAAAGGAGCAAAAGGCGGTTCCAGCGGTGCTGGAGCGTGGGGATGTGCTCTTTTTCAATGGTAATCTGATTCACGGCTCCTACCGCAATAAAACAAAGGATCGTTTTCGCCGATCTTTTATATGCCACTATGCAAACGCTTCGGCTACCCGCATAGGATCGCATTACAACCCGCTTTATCGTGGCGATGGGACCACCTTAGAACTGGAGTCCAATCCCGATGGTGGCCCTTGCGGAGTGGAACATGAGTCGCCATATGCGCACTAA
- a CDS encoding transcriptional regulator, ArsR family: protein MNIYSTSSKKSETYKVEIKGSPLWECALGIAAITNTSLLDSLERPLSYWNELKQSLSENLLLELEFVEKNNTWKALLQLLHESDFSSIGEFKDFIKHLSPKQLKYICIPFTGHDNQKLREKASQWDEEAILQLIELSQENAFFPAYIQFICHADSALLKQHLTDLIEAWFIEVIEPEIELINTILKTDISNKQSLQEKMHPEEFVEWATSGINYVPEPSVFKVLLIPHYIYRPWNLTADIEGCKVFYYPVSNESLSPSDKLMPSNFLVLKYKALGDEVRLKIIKILSGNNASLQEITDRLELGKSTIHHHLKILRSAQLVRIQDSKYALNSGAVKALTTDLELYLENK from the coding sequence ATGAACATTTACTCGACTTCAAGCAAAAAGAGTGAAACTTATAAGGTGGAAATAAAGGGCTCTCCGCTATGGGAGTGTGCGTTAGGTATTGCAGCGATAACCAATACTTCTTTGCTGGATTCTTTGGAAAGACCTCTGTCATATTGGAACGAGTTGAAGCAAAGCTTATCAGAAAATCTACTATTGGAACTAGAGTTTGTAGAGAAAAATAATACTTGGAAAGCTTTACTCCAACTGTTGCATGAAAGTGACTTTTCGTCGATTGGCGAGTTCAAGGATTTTATTAAACATCTCTCTCCAAAACAATTGAAATATATTTGCATTCCTTTTACAGGTCATGATAATCAAAAATTAAGAGAAAAAGCTTCACAATGGGACGAAGAAGCAATCCTTCAGTTGATAGAACTAAGCCAAGAAAATGCTTTTTTTCCAGCTTACATTCAATTTATCTGTCATGCAGATTCGGCACTATTAAAACAACATCTAACTGATCTTATCGAGGCGTGGTTTATAGAAGTAATCGAGCCTGAAATAGAATTAATTAATACTATTTTGAAAACGGATATATCCAATAAACAATCCCTGCAAGAAAAAATGCATCCGGAAGAGTTTGTGGAATGGGCGACTTCAGGTATTAACTATGTGCCAGAGCCAAGTGTATTCAAAGTTCTTTTAATTCCTCATTATATTTATAGGCCATGGAATTTAACCGCAGATATCGAAGGTTGCAAAGTATTTTACTACCCCGTTTCTAATGAAAGTTTATCACCTTCAGACAAGCTTATGCCAAGTAACTTTTTAGTTTTGAAATATAAAGCGCTTGGTGATGAAGTGAGATTAAAAATAATTAAAATATTATCTGGTAATAACGCTTCGCTACAAGAAATCACAGATAGATTGGAATTAGGGAAATCAACGATTCATCATCACTTGAAGATTTTGAGATCAGCACAATTAGTTCGTATCCAGGATTCAAAGTACGCTTTGAATAGTGGGGCAGTTAAAGCGTTAACAACTGATCTGGAGTTGTATTTAGAAAATAAATAA
- a CDS encoding Predicted SAM-depedendent methyltransferase, with translation MKVVIGAGLTKFEGWISTQEDEFNLLSLESWNELSEPASIDALLAEHVWEHLTYEEGTMAAEHCYQFLKPGGYIRCAVPDKNFRNDWYQQLVQVGGPGPADHPAASHKIVYDSEAFVSVFEKAGFKVTLLEYCDKNGDFHYTYWNEMDGRIGRSYRFDTRNSIKELGMVSIIIDAKKPLIIEP, from the coding sequence ATGAAAGTGGTCATTGGAGCTGGGCTGACAAAGTTTGAAGGTTGGATCAGTACCCAAGAAGATGAGTTCAATTTACTATCTTTAGAAAGTTGGAACGAATTATCGGAACCAGCAAGTATTGATGCGCTTTTGGCTGAACATGTATGGGAGCATTTAACTTACGAGGAAGGGACTATGGCTGCCGAGCATTGTTATCAATTTTTAAAACCTGGTGGATACATTCGTTGTGCCGTTCCTGATAAAAACTTCCGTAACGATTGGTATCAACAGCTGGTCCAAGTCGGTGGTCCTGGACCAGCAGATCATCCCGCGGCATCTCATAAAATAGTTTATGATTCAGAAGCTTTCGTATCCGTATTTGAAAAGGCAGGGTTTAAAGTAACGTTGTTGGAGTATTGCGATAAAAATGGAGATTTCCACTATACATACTGGAATGAAATGGATGGAAGGATAGGAAGATCGTATCGGTTCGATACAAGGAACTCTATTAAAGAATTAGGGATGGTATCCATTATTATAGATGCAAAAAAGCCCTTAATAATAGAGCCATAA